CTATTCAATCCTATACTTACACGATATTCGTTTATTAACTCCAACACTTCTAATTCTGAAGTATTATAATTATATTCTGTCACAAGTTCAGAGTTAGACATATTATTGCTCTCAACTGAATCTGATGAACAAGAACCAAAAATATAGACAACTGCCAAAAGGAATATTGTCTGAAACAATTTCTTCATAAAATAATTAGGTTAAAATATAAAGCAGAATTTGGGACAATTCGTTTTAATATTTGGAAACGTTATTAATTTACACTTCAAAAAAACAAAATTATCGTTTAAACGACAAATTTAATCGATGAAATGCATTATTATTTTTTATTTATAATACAAAACTTACAATTAAGGCGATAATCGCTGAATACTCCAAGTAAAATCTGGCTGACTTTTATAACAAATTCTATCATGCAGTCTATTAGCTCTGCCCTGCCAAAATTCAACTTCTAATGGAGTAACAATATAACCTCCCCAGTGCTCGGGTCGTGATATTGATTTTCCTTCAAAAGTAGTTTCGAGTTTTTTTAAATTTTCTTCTAAAAAAGATCGTGACGGAATCACCTCACTTTGATTCGAAACAACAGCTCCCAATTTACTTCCGTCAGGACGAGAATCGAAATAATTGTCTGAGATAATTTCAGAAGTCTTTTGAGCAATTCCTTTTATAATAACCTGACGTTCCATTTCCTGCCAGAAAAAAGAGAGACATACATGCGGATTAGCCGCAATCGCTTTACCTTTTTCTGAATTATAATTGGTATAAAAAATAAATCCTTCTTCAGAAAATTTCTTTAATAAAACCACTCTGGATTTGGGGAAACCATCTAATCCAATGGTCGAAACGGTCATTGCATTTACTTCTCCGCTTCCGCCAAAATCTTCTACTTCATGAAACCATCGGTTAAAAAGGTTAATTGGATCTTCAGGAATAGAATCTTCCAGTAATTCACTTTTTTCGTAAGATCGCCTGTAATTACTTAAATCGTTCATTTTTTATTTTTTGTTACAAGTTAATTGTATGGTGTGAAATGTAAAATAATAAAACTAAAAATATATTACATATAACTTTTCACATTTTACTTAACATCATTAAACTTAAACGAAACACCGTCATCTGCTAAAAGTACATTTGAAAAAATCGTTTCAGCTTCTTCTTTAAAACGCTGAATCGATTCGTATCTTGTTGAATAATGTCCTAAAACTAATTGCCTGGCATTCGCTTTTAAAGCAATCGTTGCTGCTTCCTTTGCTGTCGAATGTAATGTTTTTTGTGCTAAAGTAGATTCGGATTCCAAAAATGTAGATTCGTGATATAAAATATCTACATTCTCAATAATAGGGATAATGGCTTCATTATAAACAGTATCCGAACAGAAAGCATAACTTTTTGGCTGAATTGGATCAAAAGTCAGTTTTTCGTTTTCAATTACAGTTCCGTCATCAAGCGTAATGTCTCCTCCATTTTTTATTTTCTGATAATAAGCAACATGAATATTATAACGCTGAACTGCTTCAACATTTAATTTTCTCTCATCCGGTTTTTCTGTAAACAGATAACCATTGGTATAAACACGATGCTTTAACGGAATCGTCTTGACTATAACTTTCTTATCTTCAAAAATAACTTCACTTTCTTTTGATTCTAATTCATGAAAAAACAAACTGTAAGTTGTCCACGATTCGGTCAATTTCAATTGAAGAAGAATAAGTTCTTTAATTCCCTTTGGGCCATAAATATGTAAATCGGTAGTTCTTCCCAAAAGGGAAAAAGTCGAAACAGTTCCAATTAATCCGTAAAGATGGTCTCCGTGAAGATGCGAAATAAAAATGTGATTAATTTTAGAAAATTTAATCTTATTTTTCCGAAGCTGAACCTGGGTTCCTTCGCCACAGTCAATTAAAAACAGTCTGTTTTTAATTTCTAAAACCTGCGAAGTAGGGTTTGTAATTGTTCTGGGAGTAGCCGCATAGCAGCCAAGTATGGTTAACTTCAATTTAATATTTATTCGTTTATTGGGTTAATCGTTTTAATCGTCAAAGATTAAAAATAGATAAAAAATCGATTAAACAAATAAACGAATAACAAAAAAACATTTTTAGAATCCTAAGTCCCTTTCAATTTCTTCCATTTCAATAATATCATGCGCCTCCAGAAGAGAAGGTACAACGGTCAGTTTATCAGAAATAGCATTAAAATCAAGATCTGAAACAACAATTACAAATGATTTTTTTGCTTTTTTTTGCTGTTTGGAAAGCGGTAAAAAAAGCTTCAGATCATTTTCAGTTAAATTGGAATCCGAAGTTAAATCGATAATAATATTTTGTTTTTCAAAGGTTTTAAATTGCTGCGTCACTTTATCCAGGAAAGATTTAAAATCTCTCTGAGTATCCTTAATGGTAACGGTATGTCCTTTTTGATCTACTTTCATTTTATAGTTTGTGGGGCTTATATAAAAATTGATATTTCTGAAGGCAAAGGTACGAAGATTTTTCTTTGTTGTTTCAGGTTTCAGGTTTCAAGTTTAAACGTTCGCTGAGCAACTTGAAACCTGAAACTTGAAACAAAACTTTACTGAATCTTAGAAGCCAATAAATAAATAACCGCCATTCTAATCGCTACACCATTTTCTACCTGATTCAAAATCACAGAATGATCAGAATCCGCAACCTCAGAAGTGATTTCTACTCCCCTGTTGATTGGTCCAGGGTGCATGATTACGATTTCTTTATTAAGTGAATCCAAAAGTGGTTTATCAACTCCGTATTGCTGTGCGTATTCACGTGTTGAAGGGAAGAAATTCACATCCATACGTTCGTTTTGTACACGAAGCATATTGGCAACATCACACCATTCTAAAGCTTTACGCAAGTTCGGCTCGACTGTAACACCAAGTGATTCAATATATCTCGGAATTAATGTTTTTGGTCCGCAGACTTTAACTTCAGCGCCCTGCATCTGCAAAGCATAAATATTGGACAATGCTACTCTCGAATGCAGAATATCACCCACAATTACCACCTTTTTTCCGGCTACATCGCCTAGTTTTTCCCTGATGGAATAACTGTCTAATAACGCCTGAGTTGGATGTTCGTGCGCACCATCGCCTGCGTTTACGATACTGGCTTTGACGTTTTTGGATAAAAAATAAGCCGCTCCGGGATTGGAGTGGCGCATGACAACCATATCCACTTTCATGGAAAGGATATTATTTACAGTATCAATAAGTGTTTCTCCTTTTTTAACCGACGATTGTGCTGCAGAAAAACTGATGACATCAGCAGATAAACGTTTTTGTGCTAATTCGAACGAAAGTTTGGTTCTGGTACTGTTTTCGAAGAAAATATTAGCAATGGTAATATCTCGTAATGAAGGAACTTTTTTAATAGGCCGGTTAATGACTTCTTTAAAATGATCTGCCGTTTCAAAAATCAGGTTAATATCATTTTCGTTGATATATTTTATTCCTAATAAATGATTTACGCTTAATTCTTTCATGTTTAATGTTTAACTGTTTATTTGTTTAATCGTCTAATCGTTTGCTTTTCGATTAAACAGTTAACCGATTTAACGGTTCAACTTTTTTAATTTCTTTAATCGTTTAATCATTTCGTTTTCCCGATTAAACAATTAACCGGTTAACCGATTAAACTAATTTGTAACCAAATGCACTACATCTTCACCGTCATTTTCTTTCCAGCTCACTTTTACCTTTTCACCGTTAATCGCATCTACCTGACGGCCACGGTAATCGGGTTGAATTGGTAAATTACGGCTGAAACGTCTGTCGATTAACACTAGTAATTCTATTTCTGAAGGTCTTCCGAAAGACTGAATGGCAGTCAAAGCCGAACGAATGCTACGACCAGTAAACAATACATCATCGATAAAAATGACTTTTTTGTTTTCGACTATAAAATTAATCTGGGTTTTATTGGCTTCCAAAGGTTTATCAGTTCTGCGGAAATCATCCCTAAAGAAAGTAATATCCAGATATCCCAAAGAAATCTCCGGTGTTTTGTATTCGCTTTCTAAAATTTGTTTTAAACGTTCTGCTAAAAAAACACCTCTCGGCTGAATTCCGATTAAAATAGTATCTGAAAAATCAAGATGTTTTTCGATTAACTGACAAGCCAAACGATGGAGTATGATAGTAACTTCTTTTGAATTAAGTAATACTTTTTGGCTCATAATTAAGTGTGATGTTTGGTTTCGCAAATATACGGAATTGGAATTTATTTGTTGGGGTGTTGGGTGGGGAAATGTTTTTGATTTTTTTTGTTATTTTAAATAAAAAACAACAAAATCTAAAAAATGAACTACACAATTTAATAAAACTATCATTAATTTAAATTTAAAAATATATTTTAGCAAATAAATTAAGATAACTATATAACGAAATAACCAAAATATATCAATAATAAATATGATTGAAAATTTACCTAGAGAATTTACTATAAAACAATTACAACGCTTTAATTTTGGAAATATCGAAGCAAATGATGACGAATTATTATTTGCCAGTGTATGTGAAACTTCGGCTATCATAGAATTTATAAATGGATCTAAGAACATAGTTTTAGGAGAAAAGGGAACTGGAAAAACAGCATTATTCAGATTAATAAAGGAAGAAAAATTAAAATTTAATCCTAAAAATGGTTTTTTAAATATAATCATTCCAATTGAAGATAATTTTCAGTATAAAAACATAAAAGGAAAAATTTTAAATTATATTTCCACCAATAGTGAAGATGAGAATTTTAAATATCAAGTAGTTTGGGAATTATTTATATTCCACAAAATAACGCAAAGATTAGAAAAAGATGGAATAACAATTCCTCCATCAATAACCAAAGGAATTAATTTAGCAAAAAAGGTTTTCAATAATAATAGTATCGATGATTTTATCAAAACAAAAAAAACATTTGGAATAAAACTTTATGATACTCCTACTCTAATTTTGCCTGACTTATATTTTACAACAGAACCAATAGTAGCAGATGAAAACAAAAAAGAGATTTCAATCGAAAAATTAGAAATTGACTTGGACTTTTATAAGCAAGAAATTAACAAATACCTTCTAGAGAAACAATTAAATTTAATTTTAATTATTGACAGATTAGATGAATTTGTTAGCAAAACCTCTCAGCAAGCTCAACTTGAAATGCTTGAAGCACTGATTGTCGTAGAAAGAGAATATAGTAAATACTCAAACATAGATATTAAAATTTTTTTAAGAGATGATTTATTTAAACAATTATCATTCGAAGGAATTGGATATGATAAAGTTATTTCAAAAAAAGTAGACTTAAAGTGGACTCCAGAAAAAATTAGAGAGTTTATCGCCAAAAGAATTTGTTCTAATTACATTAGTCTATTTAAATTAGAAACTATTAAAATTTCTGTAGATCAAGAAACTTTAGAAATAGATACTTCAATCGATACCCATCATTATATCACACCTAACATATGGACTCGAGCTTGGAGAAAAATAATAAAAAAATTATATCCTCTTCATTACAATCAAAAATTCCCTAGAAAAGTGAATCTAAATGATAACCTGAATAAACAAATAATATTATCAATTTTTCCTAAATATGTGGATTATAAAAATGAAGAAGGAAAAATAATTGAAGTTGATATCTTTGATTATCTCTCAGAAAATTTTAATTTAGGCACAGGTAACTCAATTCCTAGATTAATATTAATTTTCCTTCAGAAAACACTTTCTGTTGCAAACAATTATTACATAGAAAATTTTGACCAAACTGCCATTATTCAAAATGAACAAAAATGCTTTGAACTTTTTAAAAAAGGTTTTTTTGAAGAAGCATATAGCGATTTTAAAACTGAAATTTATATAAATTTTGCAAAGCTAAATCCTGAATTTGAAAGTAAAATAATGATTTTTAAAGAGAAAATTGGTAATAGATTTTCTTTTAAAGCAAAAGACGTTAAAGTATTATTAAATATAAAAGATGATAATGAATTATATCATTTTTGCGAATACTTACTTCATATTGGTTTTTTAAAGCGAACAAATAGCACTTCAGCAATTGATGATATGAAGTTTGAATTACCGCTATTATTTAGAAATACAATAACCAAAAAATAATAAATAATAAGTTTAATTTGAAATTAAGTCTAATCCCGATCGTTCAGATCTACGCAAACTATGGAGACTGGGTAGCGCCTTTTGGAGATGAAGAATATGGTAAAGTCATGCAAAAACAAATGGAACCTGCAGATATTTTGTTGGGCAGAAAAACATTTGACATTTTTGAAGCCTATTGGCCTAAACATGCAGATGGCTGGCCGGGAATTAATGAAGTTTCAAAATATGTTTTATCGACAACGAGACAAAACTCAGATTGGGAGAACACAGAATTCCTTTCGACTATAGAAGACATCAAAAAACTCAAAAATTTCAGACGGCGGCGATATAAAAGTCTGAGGAAGCGCTACACTTGCTCAGCTTTTGCCTCAGCATGATTTGGTTGATGAACTTGGGCTCTTAGTTTATCCTATCCTTTTGGGTAAAGGAAAAAAATTGTTTGGCGATGGCGCAGTTCCTTCAGCATTTACATTAATTGAAAGTACGGTTACGCCGAGCGGTGTAATTGCTGTTAGTTACAAACGAGCCGGAGAAGTGCAGACTGGAATTATTCATGATTAAAAATATTTAGAGTGAGTAAATAATCACACATAATAACTATTTTGATACTATCAAATGATACTATCAAAAATATAAAGTTCCTAGCCAATAAACATTTTATATCAGAAAATAAATGTGCATGAAAGAAAGTATTCTACAGCTAATCATAAAACCTAAAAACATATTTCTGTTAGATGGCTTTGGCGCTTTACTCACTACTCTGCTGATTTTTTTCGTCCTCAGAACTTTCAATGACTTCTTTGGTTTATCAAAAAACACTTTGGAATTTCTTGCTGCTTTAGCCCTGGTATTTTCAATCTATTCTGTTTCCTGCTATTTTTTAGTAAACAATAATTGGAAAACGTTTTTAAAAATTATCTGTACTGCTAATATTCTTTATTGTGTTTTGACATTTGGAATCATACTGTACTATTTCCAAAGTATTTCAGTGTCAGGAATCGCTTATTTTATTGGAGAAATAATAGTGATATGCGGAATTGTATTTTTAGAAATTAGAATAATAGAAACCAGAAAATAATTCTCCCTCTTTTAACTCACTAAAAAATAATACTTAAATTTTTGCGAAACCGAAAAGTTGCGCATATATTTGCAACCGAATAATTTCATAATTAACATTAAAATAAATGAGAAGAGACATTTTTCAGGCAATTGCTGATCCAACAAGACGGGCTATTATATCTTTGATTGCTTTGCAGGCGATGACACCCAACGCCATTGCCGAAAATTTTAATACTACAAGACAGGCTATCTCAAAACACCTTCGCATTTTAACAGAATGTGAATTAGTAAAACAAGAACATAAGGGCAGAGAAATTTATTACTCCCTTGAAATTGAAAAAATGAAAGAAATTGACCAATGGCTGAGCCAATACAGAGCAATCTGGCAAACCAGATTCAATCAGCTCGACGAATTATTAACAACAATTAAAAAATAGAAAAGATGGGGAATTTATTATTTGATTTTACTGTTGACAAAGCCACAAAAACAGTAACAATTGTAAAAGAATTTGCAGCAGAATTACCTTTGGTTTGGGATGCATACACAAAACAGGAAATCCTCGACCAATGGTGGGCACCAAAACCATGGAAATCCAAAACAAAAGTAATGAACTTTGAAGTGGGCGGAAGACGATTTTATGCCATGGTAGGCCCGGAAGGCCAAGAGCACTGGGCTGTGCAAAAATATACGGCTATAAGTCCGAAAACTAATTTTAAGCTATTAAATGCCTTTGCAGACAAAGATGAAAACCTTCAACTGCCTGGTTCTGAATGGGATTTGAATTTTATAGACCAAAACGAAAACACTAAAGTCGTTATTACCATTTATAACGAATCTCTTGAACGAATGGAACAAATGATTGAAATGGGCTTTAAAGAAGGATTTACAATGACGCTGAAAAGCCTGGAGGAATTATTGGAAAATTTGTCTCAAAAATAATTTTGGTTTAATCAGCCCTGTAAGCATTTAATAAAAATGCAATATCACAATCCTAAAACTTTTTCAAAAAATTATATAAGTTAATTTTCTGTTTGTTAGAGTAATTTTATTCATGAACTTAAAAACTCAAAATCATGCAAAATAAAATTACAAGATTGTTAATGGTATTGTTTATACTATTTTCATTTACAAGCTGTGAATTAGTTGGAGACATTTTTAAAGCCGGAATGGGAGTCGGAATATTTATTGTGGTTTTTATAATCGCAATAATTATCTGGATCTTTGCCAAGGTCTTCAAAAGGTAAAACATAAAAAATGCCCGTTATTCTCTTCATAACGGGCACTTTATTTCCTAAACACATAACAATATAGTTTTTTAACTCAAAAAGGTATTTCACTTAAAAAAAACTTAGCTGTTGTGCCTTGTAATATTAAATATTCTACATCTTTATCTGTTAATTAGAAACACAATATTTCTGAATTCTAACTAACGTTTTGTAAATGTTTTGTAAATCATTAATTTACAAAATTATTTTTTTTGTATTAATGACTTTTACTTTTTCTGCATTTTCGCCCGTTAGCTTCGGGAGGTAAGGCAGGCGGACTATGAGGGATTACAGATAACGTTTTATAATTTTTGTTTTTGAGAAAGCCCAAATAATTTTATTTTTAGCTGCAATCCCCAGAACATCTTCTTCATGTGTAAAGTCTAAATTCCAGGAAAGTCCTCCATCAGTTGTTTTATAGATATTCTTTCCTGTGATTGCCCAACCATTATTAACATCAATAAAAGTCATTTTAGTAAAAGATTCTCCTTTGTAAATCTCATTCCAATTATCTCCTCCATCATTTGATTTAAAAATCTTTGAATTAGTTGGAGTTTGCATTAGTAATAACCCCGAATTGTCCTCAAAAAATTGCATATCCATAATTGCAACATCTTTACCCATATCTAAAAAGGATTTTTCTTTCCATGCTTCAGAACCTCCTTTTTTATAAATAATGTATGGCCTATATCCATACACTTTATCTACAGTACCTGCAATATTACCATAGCACCAAATATGATCACTATCTAAATATGCTGAACCATAAAACCATCCATTACCTCCAGCACTCGCAGTAAAAACATCTGAAAACGTGTTCCCATCACTAGTAGTATATACTTTCCCCCTTCTATTAATTACTACACCTGAATTTAAACTTTCATTAGTATACATGTGTACAAACTCACCAAGATTATTTGTAATTAAGCTTCTGTCATTTCCGCCAACAGGAATTTTATTTAACCTATTTGAACCATAAACTGACCAACCTTCATCATTAATTGTTGCAAAAAAAACATTTCC
The Flavobacterium flavigenum genome window above contains:
- the pdxH gene encoding pyridoxamine 5'-phosphate oxidase, which encodes MNDLSNYRRSYEKSELLEDSIPEDPINLFNRWFHEVEDFGGSGEVNAMTVSTIGLDGFPKSRVVLLKKFSEEGFIFYTNYNSEKGKAIAANPHVCLSFFWQEMERQVIIKGIAQKTSEIISDNYFDSRPDGSKLGAVVSNQSEVIPSRSFLEENLKKLETTFEGKSISRPEHWGGYIVTPLEVEFWQGRANRLHDRICYKSQPDFTWSIQRLSP
- a CDS encoding ribonuclease Z, translated to MKLTILGCYAATPRTITNPTSQVLEIKNRLFLIDCGEGTQVQLRKNKIKFSKINHIFISHLHGDHLYGLIGTVSTFSLLGRTTDLHIYGPKGIKELILLQLKLTESWTTYSLFFHELESKESEVIFEDKKVIVKTIPLKHRVYTNGYLFTEKPDERKLNVEAVQRYNIHVAYYQKIKNGGDITLDDGTVIENEKLTFDPIQPKSYAFCSDTVYNEAIIPIIENVDILYHESTFLESESTLAQKTLHSTAKEAATIALKANARQLVLGHYSTRYESIQRFKEEAETIFSNVLLADDGVSFKFNDVK
- a CDS encoding ribonuclease Z, producing MKVDQKGHTVTIKDTQRDFKSFLDKVTQQFKTFEKQNIIIDLTSDSNLTENDLKLFLPLSKQQKKAKKSFVIVVSDLDFNAISDKLTVVPSLLEAHDIIEMEEIERDLGF
- a CDS encoding aspartate carbamoyltransferase catalytic subunit codes for the protein MKELSVNHLLGIKYINENDINLIFETADHFKEVINRPIKKVPSLRDITIANIFFENSTRTKLSFELAQKRLSADVISFSAAQSSVKKGETLIDTVNNILSMKVDMVVMRHSNPGAAYFLSKNVKASIVNAGDGAHEHPTQALLDSYSIREKLGDVAGKKVVIVGDILHSRVALSNIYALQMQGAEVKVCGPKTLIPRYIESLGVTVEPNLRKALEWCDVANMLRVQNERMDVNFFPSTREYAQQYGVDKPLLDSLNKEIVIMHPGPINRGVEITSEVADSDHSVILNQVENGVAIRMAVIYLLASKIQ
- the pyrR gene encoding bifunctional pyr operon transcriptional regulator/uracil phosphoribosyltransferase PyrR, which translates into the protein MSQKVLLNSKEVTIILHRLACQLIEKHLDFSDTILIGIQPRGVFLAERLKQILESEYKTPEISLGYLDITFFRDDFRRTDKPLEANKTQINFIVENKKVIFIDDVLFTGRSIRSALTAIQSFGRPSEIELLVLIDRRFSRNLPIQPDYRGRQVDAINGEKVKVSWKENDGEDVVHLVTN
- a CDS encoding P-loop ATPase, Sll1717 family, which translates into the protein MIENLPREFTIKQLQRFNFGNIEANDDELLFASVCETSAIIEFINGSKNIVLGEKGTGKTALFRLIKEEKLKFNPKNGFLNIIIPIEDNFQYKNIKGKILNYISTNSEDENFKYQVVWELFIFHKITQRLEKDGITIPPSITKGINLAKKVFNNNSIDDFIKTKKTFGIKLYDTPTLILPDLYFTTEPIVADENKKEISIEKLEIDLDFYKQEINKYLLEKQLNLILIIDRLDEFVSKTSQQAQLEMLEALIVVEREYSKYSNIDIKIFLRDDLFKQLSFEGIGYDKVISKKVDLKWTPEKIREFIAKRICSNYISLFKLETIKISVDQETLEIDTSIDTHHYITPNIWTRAWRKIIKKLYPLHYNQKFPRKVNLNDNLNKQIILSIFPKYVDYKNEEGKIIEVDIFDYLSENFNLGTGNSIPRLILIFLQKTLSVANNYYIENFDQTAIIQNEQKCFELFKKGFFEEAYSDFKTEIYINFAKLNPEFESKIMIFKEKIGNRFSFKAKDVKVLLNIKDDNELYHFCEYLLHIGFLKRTNSTSAIDDMKFELPLLFRNTITKK
- a CDS encoding dihydrofolate reductase family protein, with the translated sequence MKLSLIPIVQIYANYGDWVAPFGDEEYGKVMQKQMEPADILLGRKTFDIFEAYWPKHADGWPGINEVSKYVLSTTRQNSDWENTEFLSTIEDIKKLKNFRRRRYKSLRKRYTCSAFASA
- a CDS encoding dihydrofolate reductase family protein — encoded protein: MPQHDLVDELGLLVYPILLGKGKKLFGDGAVPSAFTLIESTVTPSGVIAVSYKRAGEVQTGIIHD
- a CDS encoding ArsR/SmtB family transcription factor, coding for MRRDIFQAIADPTRRAIISLIALQAMTPNAIAENFNTTRQAISKHLRILTECELVKQEHKGREIYYSLEIEKMKEIDQWLSQYRAIWQTRFNQLDELLTTIKK
- a CDS encoding SRPBCC family protein, which gives rise to MGNLLFDFTVDKATKTVTIVKEFAAELPLVWDAYTKQEILDQWWAPKPWKSKTKVMNFEVGGRRFYAMVGPEGQEHWAVQKYTAISPKTNFKLLNAFADKDENLQLPGSEWDLNFIDQNENTKVVITIYNESLERMEQMIEMGFKEGFTMTLKSLEELLENLSQK
- a CDS encoding IPT/TIG domain-containing protein; translated protein: MKIYLKLWCSILFCVLFISCSSDSESEPEVVKPPVPEVPKPVPVIESKITSYSSNYGKPNDEITITGENFSDKPENITLYFDNVPAKIVSATPTEIKFKLPATDNVIPQLKLSIVNTTITNTVKNAYKGNIAILKTNPASSWLVSNSPTTNSDVMEIQILDNGAIYYNFETSTQITGGTISYNYVNRSLDDGKTWETWTETANIYSSGNVFFATINDEGWSVYGSNRLNKIPVGGNDRSLITNNLGEFVHMYTNESLNSGVVINRRGKVYTTSDGNTFSDVFTASAGGNGWFYGSAYLDSDHIWCYGNIAGTVDKVYGYRPYIIYKKGGSEAWKEKSFLDMGKDVAIMDMQFFEDNSGLLLMQTPTNSKIFKSNDGGDNWNEIYKGESFTKMTFIDVNNGWAITGKNIYKTTDGGLSWNLDFTHEEDVLGIAAKNKIIWAFSKTKIIKRYL